A stretch of the Argentina anserina chromosome 6, drPotAnse1.1, whole genome shotgun sequence genome encodes the following:
- the LOC126798970 gene encoding protein SRG1, with amino-acid sequence MANLPHPVSENPIDFRAPPPSPVASGRRSSLTNDDVITEFLQHSLNVPDLILPDKFFPKQKSAENPPTIDFETLCSGQYDDARVTKIAESIARNGCFQLVNHGISRDFVRLVQAEASRIFQVPLEKRADITRSLERPYGFEEGHGEEADTELSEEFVWCRQQGLKLAMEGIWPFGYSNFSKKLETLMTDIEKICDRILRSLLMNTEHPSVYGNTFVQGKELDTVCCFYKHNRNVLADEWDSYLRHDVIRMLIRGTDYSHALCLHLCDGSSEFHVYSKKGWVSFRPDKDALVVTTGDQMQAWSGSQYKHVIGRPIFKAEKEEYISMGFLYSPLNIMTHSHGNKEKKILLSEQFMVALLLTLIYQFSVYFYRNM; translated from the exons ATGGCGAACTTACCTCATCCCGTCTCCGAGAACCCCATTGATTTCCGTGCCCCGCCACCTTCTCCTGTTGCCTCTGGCCGCCGATCGTCTCTCACAAATGACGATGTCATTACCGAATTTCTCCAGCATTCCCTCAATGTCCCTGACCTCATCTTACCGGACAAATTCTTTCCAAAACAAAAGTCAGCTGAAAATCCCCCCACAATTGATTTTGAAACATTGTGTTCAGGTCAATATGACGATGCTAGAGTTACCAAGATTGCGGAGTCAATAGCAAGAAACGGGTGCTTTCAGCTAGTGAACCATGGAATTTCAAGAGATTTTGTTAGATTAGTGCAGGCTGAGGCCTCCAGGATTTTCCAGGTGCCACTGGAGAAGAGAGCAGACATAACAAGGTCACTGGAGAGGCCATATGGGTTCGAGGAAGGTCACGGTGAGGAGGCTGACACAGAGTTGAGTGAAGAGTTCGTTTGGTGTAGACAGCAAGGTTTAAAGTTGGCAATGGAGGGAATTTGGCCATTTGGGTATTCAAATTTCAG CAAGAAACTGGAGACCTTAATGACAGATATTGAGAAGATTTGTGACAGAATTCTACGAAGCTTATTGATGAACACTGAACATCCTTCTGTTTATGGAAATACTTTTGTTCAGGGAAAAGAACTTGATACAGTTTGTTGTTTCTACAAGCACAATCGGAATGTTTTAGCAGATGAGTGGGATAGCTATCTCAGACATGATGTGATTAGGATGCTGATAAGAGGAACTGATTACTCTCATGCCTTGTGTTTGCATCTATGTGATGGATCCTCAGAATTTCATGTTTACTCAAAGAAAGGTTGGGTGTCTTTTCGGCCAGATAAGGATGCTCTTGTTGTTACCACAGGAGACCAAATGCAG GCATGGAGCGGAAGCCAGTACAAGCATGTGATAGGAAGGCCAATCTTTAAGGCTGAGAAGGAGGAATACATTTCAATGGGCTTTCTCTATTCACCCCTAAACATCATGACACACTCCCATGGCaacaaggaaaagaaaattttactCAGCGAACAGTTCATGGTGGCATTATTACTAACTCTGATCTACCAATTTTCAGTATACTTCTACAGAAATATGTGA